Proteins co-encoded in one Opitutus terrae PB90-1 genomic window:
- a CDS encoding Nif11 family protein gives MSPSALPPSLAEFHRHVVHDAELLERLAAAGDADAFVTLAVAAGAERGLVFSAADVRAALLAARRTWIERNVP, from the coding sequence ATGTCTCCGTCGGCGTTGCCTCCCTCGTTGGCCGAGTTTCACCGGCATGTCGTCCATGACGCGGAGTTGCTGGAACGGCTGGCCGCGGCCGGCGACGCCGACGCGTTCGTGACGCTCGCCGTGGCGGCGGGCGCGGAACGAGGCTTGGTTTTTTCCGCTGCCGACGTGCGGGCGGCGCTGCTGGCGGCCCGGCGCACCTGGATCGAAAGGAACGTCCCGTGA